A genomic window from Candidatus Methylomirabilota bacterium includes:
- the cofC gene encoding 2-phospho-L-lactate guanylyltransferase, which produces MSAVVAVPVKDLVNAKQRLIPLLSPSERGDLARAMLEDVLDALARAQVGLVLVVTRDPEVEALARRHGAGTLREEANRGHTEAVALAQRATLARGARRFLTIPGDVPCVTPGELAALADAPLEAPGAIFVPSLSGFGTNAVLLDPPDSMTLKFGEPSFDNHLVAARAAGLRPLVRRLPGLGLDIDAPEDLALLLDRGPSTRSAALLASLDVPARLARRSPEA; this is translated from the coding sequence GTGAGCGCCGTCGTCGCGGTCCCCGTCAAGGACCTCGTCAATGCCAAGCAGCGGCTGATCCCATTGCTCTCGCCTTCCGAGCGCGGCGATCTGGCGCGCGCCATGCTCGAGGACGTCCTCGACGCGCTGGCCCGCGCGCAGGTCGGCCTGGTGCTGGTCGTCACGCGTGACCCAGAAGTTGAGGCGCTGGCGAGACGCCACGGGGCGGGCACGCTCCGCGAGGAGGCCAACCGCGGCCACACGGAAGCTGTCGCTCTCGCCCAGCGAGCGACCCTCGCCCGCGGCGCGCGGCGCTTCCTCACCATCCCGGGCGACGTGCCGTGCGTCACGCCGGGCGAGCTGGCCGCATTGGCCGATGCGCCCCTGGAGGCGCCCGGTGCGATCTTCGTGCCCTCGCTGTCCGGCTTCGGGACGAATGCGGTTCTCCTCGATCCCCCCGACTCAATGACGCTCAAATTCGGCGAGCCCTCCTTCGACAACCACCTGGTCGCGGCGCGGGCCGCAGGCCTCCGGCCGCTGGTGCGGAGGCTCCCCGGTCTCGGCCTCGACATCGACGCCCCGGAAGACCTCGCGCTGCTCCTCGACCGCGGCCCCTCCACGCGGAGCGCCGCATTGCTCGCATCGCTCGACGTCCCGGCTCGCCTGGCGCGCCGCAGCCCGGAGGCGTGA
- the cofG gene encoding 7,8-didemethyl-8-hydroxy-5-deazariboflavin synthase CofG: MALRELAAVERAAEGRVPSAEEAVALLGTPASLMPDLLAAAAAARDRGRGRRMTFSAKVFVPLTNLCRDYCGYCTFRRDPGDPGALTMTPEQVVTLAHAGERLGAKEALFSLGDRPEALFPEYRQFLRRMGHRTTLDYLRAVSALVVSETSLLPHANPGVMGERDLSSLREVNVSMGIMLETTSERLLGPGLAHDRAPDKVPARRLRTIALAGKLSIPFTTGILIGIGETLAERVDALLAIRDLHERYGHIQEVIVQNFRRKPGIPMRDHPEPAMDDLLRTAAVARLLLGPDMNIQVPPNLSDADFARLPDAGINDWGGVSPLTPDHINPERPWPGLAALRRATERAGLELRERLAVYPEYAARSEFVHEALRPHVRALVDIDGLVRADLERWRTWN, from the coding sequence GTGGCGCTACGCGAGCTAGCCGCGGTCGAGCGCGCCGCGGAGGGCCGCGTACCCTCAGCGGAGGAGGCAGTCGCCCTGCTTGGCACGCCCGCGTCGCTGATGCCAGATCTGCTCGCCGCAGCGGCGGCGGCGAGGGACCGGGGTCGCGGCCGCCGCATGACCTTCTCGGCCAAGGTCTTCGTACCGCTGACCAATCTCTGCCGCGACTACTGCGGGTACTGCACCTTCCGCCGCGATCCAGGCGACCCGGGCGCACTGACCATGACGCCGGAGCAGGTCGTGACGCTCGCCCATGCGGGCGAGCGCCTCGGCGCCAAGGAAGCGCTCTTCTCGCTGGGCGACCGGCCGGAGGCGCTATTCCCCGAATACCGCCAGTTCCTGCGGCGCATGGGGCACAGGACGACGCTCGACTATCTGCGCGCTGTCTCGGCGCTGGTCGTCAGCGAGACGAGCCTCCTGCCCCACGCCAATCCGGGCGTGATGGGCGAGCGTGACCTGTCGTCGCTCCGCGAGGTCAACGTCAGCATGGGCATCATGCTTGAGACGACCTCGGAGCGCCTGCTCGGCCCGGGCCTCGCCCACGACCGCGCCCCCGACAAAGTGCCCGCTCGCCGCCTCCGGACCATCGCGCTCGCCGGCAAGCTGTCGATCCCCTTCACCACGGGCATTCTCATCGGCATCGGCGAGACCCTCGCGGAGCGCGTCGACGCGCTGCTTGCGATCCGTGATCTGCACGAGCGCTACGGGCACATCCAGGAAGTCATCGTCCAGAACTTCCGTCGGAAGCCCGGCATTCCGATGCGGGACCACCCCGAGCCGGCGATGGACGACCTCCTGCGGACGGCCGCGGTGGCCCGGCTTCTGCTCGGCCCCGACATGAACATCCAGGTGCCACCCAACCTCTCCGACGCGGACTTTGCGCGGCTGCCCGACGCGGGCATCAACGACTGGGGTGGCGTCTCGCCGCTTACCCCCGACCACATCAACCCCGAGCGGCCGTGGCCCGGGCTCGCGGCGCTCCGCCGCGCCACCGAGCGGGCGGGGCTCGAGCTGCGCGAGCGCCTGGCCGTCTATCCCGAGTACGCGGCACGTTCCGAGTTCGTCCACGAAGCCCTGCGCCCACACGTGCGCGCCCTCGTGGACATCGACGGCCTCGTGAGAGCCGACCTCGAAAGGTGGCGAACGTGGAACTGA
- a CDS encoding LLM class F420-dependent oxidoreductase, whose protein sequence is MDFGFALPGRGSLATPEILTKLARKADELRYSSIFVTDHVVIPASQSAPYPYSPTGKFAGDWRNGYLEPLTLMSYLAGETSRVRLGTSVLVIPYRNPVVTAKMLATLDVLSGGRIILGAGVGWFKEEFEALHAEPFERRGAVTDEYLHLMRACWTREPVDWQGAFYGMGPVSAMPKPRQKGGIPIWVGGHTDAALRRAGELSDGWHPIGLRPPAMLLPEEYRDKVAIIRDWARKAGRDPRAITLSFRCPLEVLPKRAKPAGGERQLFRGTAAEVIGDLKAYEALGVTHFVFDPVAQDLRGWLAIMERFAEEVRPRMRGSSGPHRITA, encoded by the coding sequence ATGGACTTCGGCTTCGCCCTTCCCGGCCGCGGATCGCTTGCCACCCCCGAAATCCTGACCAAGCTTGCGCGCAAGGCAGATGAGCTCCGCTACTCGTCGATCTTCGTCACGGACCACGTCGTGATCCCGGCGAGCCAGAGCGCGCCGTATCCGTACTCTCCGACGGGCAAGTTCGCCGGCGACTGGCGGAACGGGTACCTCGAGCCGCTGACGCTGATGAGCTACCTCGCCGGCGAGACGTCGCGCGTGAGGCTCGGGACGAGTGTGCTGGTCATCCCCTACCGCAATCCCGTGGTCACGGCCAAGATGCTGGCGACGCTGGATGTGCTTTCGGGAGGCCGCATCATCCTCGGGGCGGGTGTCGGCTGGTTCAAGGAGGAGTTCGAGGCGCTCCACGCCGAGCCCTTCGAGCGGCGTGGAGCGGTCACCGACGAGTATCTGCATCTCATGCGCGCGTGCTGGACCCGCGAGCCGGTGGATTGGCAGGGCGCCTTCTACGGTATGGGACCGGTCAGCGCCATGCCCAAGCCGCGGCAGAAGGGCGGCATCCCGATCTGGGTCGGCGGGCACACGGACGCCGCGCTGCGCCGGGCAGGCGAGCTTTCTGACGGATGGCATCCCATCGGCCTCAGGCCTCCCGCCATGCTGCTCCCGGAAGAGTACCGCGACAAGGTCGCCATTATCCGCGACTGGGCGCGGAAGGCCGGGCGTGATCCGAGGGCGATCACGCTGTCCTTCCGCTGCCCGCTGGAAGTGCTCCCGAAGCGCGCCAAGCCCGCGGGAGGCGAGCGGCAGCTCTTCCGGGGCACGGCCGCCGAGGTGATCGGGGACCTCAAAGCCTACGAGGCGCTCGGCGTCACCCACTTCGTCTTCGACCCGGTCGCGCAGGACCTTCGGGGCTGGCTCGCCATCATGGAGCGTTTCGCCGAAGAGGTCCGCCCCCGGATGCGCGGCAGCTCGGGCCCTCACCGGATCACCGCATGA
- a CDS encoding HAMP domain-containing sensor histidine kinase: MTSALVIVALVGVATWCLLAISRLVDVNRGIATQSLPALRMGISLREQLGGFTRTEVDARPAAAEPAQRTWNDRAARMAKDFDRLRSFLSSEEERSQHQDAIVALAVYRRLAAMGPGLDAERRFAADRTGAYLDRMLGATYGALEGAQIEARQLEGHTWNTVFWALLASLAAALAPTAFLAEHLRRSLRRLSIATAQLADGAFTHPLPVTSRDEIGELARSFNRMAERLREVDHLKEEFFSHISHELRTPLTSVKEATHLLLDRVQGPLTAKQARLVDIIAASSDRLLRLVNRVLELSRLRARLLPLERRAVDMEKVGVRALEELRPQVEDKGLVVGRATSGLNFALRGGEDRLLRVVVNLVGNAIKFTPHGAAVTVGLTDLGPEVEIAVADAAHAPSGAGTGRGGGGGHGLRHVRGDAGARLRSLLHYQGQRHRPRHGHRAHRRGAARGTHGHPEPARAGHAGPGAPAAGGAMKPVVLVVP, from the coding sequence ATGACTTCGGCGCTCGTGATCGTGGCGTTGGTCGGGGTCGCCACCTGGTGCCTGCTCGCCATCAGCCGGTTGGTCGACGTCAATCGAGGTATCGCGACTCAGTCTCTACCGGCCCTTCGGATGGGCATCTCGCTGCGCGAGCAGCTGGGCGGCTTCACGCGGACCGAGGTGGACGCCAGGCCGGCCGCGGCGGAGCCTGCGCAAAGGACCTGGAACGACCGCGCCGCACGGATGGCCAAGGACTTCGACCGCTTGCGCTCCTTCCTCAGCAGCGAGGAGGAGCGGTCGCAGCACCAGGACGCGATCGTCGCCCTTGCCGTCTACCGCCGGCTCGCGGCGATGGGGCCCGGCCTCGACGCCGAGCGGCGCTTCGCGGCCGACCGGACGGGGGCGTACCTCGATCGGATGCTGGGCGCCACGTACGGCGCGCTCGAGGGAGCCCAAATCGAGGCGCGGCAGCTCGAGGGACACACGTGGAACACCGTGTTCTGGGCACTCCTGGCGAGCCTGGCGGCAGCGCTCGCGCCGACGGCCTTCCTGGCCGAGCACCTCAGGCGCTCGCTGCGCCGGCTCTCGATCGCCACGGCCCAGCTGGCCGACGGCGCCTTCACGCATCCGCTTCCCGTGACGAGCCGCGACGAAATCGGGGAGCTGGCGCGCTCCTTCAACCGCATGGCTGAGCGCCTTCGCGAGGTGGACCACCTCAAGGAGGAGTTCTTCTCGCACATCTCGCACGAGCTGCGAACGCCGCTCACCTCGGTCAAGGAGGCGACCCATCTGCTGCTCGATCGCGTGCAGGGGCCGCTCACGGCCAAGCAGGCGCGACTGGTGGACATCATCGCCGCGAGCTCGGATCGGCTCCTTCGGTTGGTGAACCGAGTGCTCGAGCTCTCGCGCCTCCGCGCGCGCCTGCTCCCGCTCGAGCGTCGCGCGGTGGACATGGAGAAGGTCGGCGTGCGTGCGCTCGAGGAGCTTCGCCCGCAGGTCGAGGACAAGGGCCTGGTAGTCGGGCGCGCCACCAGCGGCTTGAATTTTGCGCTCCGGGGCGGCGAGGACCGGTTGCTCCGCGTGGTCGTCAACCTGGTCGGCAATGCCATCAAGTTCACGCCTCACGGGGCTGCGGTGACGGTCGGACTGACCGACTTGGGTCCCGAGGTCGAGATCGCGGTCGCTGACGCTGCGCACGCGCCGAGCGGAGCAGGGACTGGTCGAGGAGGTGGTGGAGGACACGGGCTGCGGCATGTCCGAGGAGACGCGGGCGCGCGTCTTCGATCTCTTCTTCACTACCAAGGACAGCGGCACCGGCCTCGGCATGGCCATCGCGCGCACCGTCGTGGAGCAGCACGGGGGACGCATGGACATCCGGAGCCAGCTCGGGCGGGGCACGCAGGCCCGGGTGCTCCTGCCGCTGGGGGCGCCATGAAGCCGGTCGTGCTTGTGGTGCCATGA
- the cofE gene encoding coenzyme F420-0:L-glutamate ligase: protein MPPRYEVIGVEGLPEIGAGEALSSLIARAAAAQGTPLAAADLLVISQKIVSKAEGRIVRLAEITPSPETVAMAEELGRDARLIEVILRESRRVVRRDKGVLIVETHQGWICANAGVDQSNVDADTACLLPEDSDRSARELRDGLRALTGHDLGIIIADTFGRPWREGLTNVAIGVAGLEPLKSYLGEKDPAGHVLQATILALADELASAAEPIMGKLDRIPVVIIRGLNWPRGESGSRPLLRDPARDLFR, encoded by the coding sequence GTGCCGCCGCGCTACGAGGTGATCGGCGTCGAGGGTCTGCCCGAGATCGGCGCGGGCGAGGCCCTCTCGAGCCTCATCGCACGCGCCGCTGCCGCGCAAGGGACGCCGCTCGCGGCCGCCGACCTCCTCGTGATCAGCCAGAAGATCGTCTCCAAGGCCGAGGGCCGCATCGTGAGGCTCGCGGAGATCACCCCGTCGCCTGAGACGGTCGCCATGGCCGAGGAGCTCGGCCGCGACGCGCGGCTGATCGAGGTCATACTCCGCGAGAGCCGCCGCGTCGTGCGGCGCGACAAGGGCGTGCTGATCGTCGAGACGCACCAGGGCTGGATCTGCGCCAACGCGGGCGTGGACCAGTCCAACGTCGACGCCGACACTGCCTGCCTCTTGCCCGAGGACTCCGACCGCTCCGCGCGCGAGCTGCGGGATGGGCTGCGGGCCCTGACGGGCCACGACCTGGGCATCATAATCGCCGACACGTTCGGCAGACCGTGGCGCGAGGGGCTGACCAACGTCGCGATCGGCGTGGCGGGGCTCGAGCCGCTCAAGAGCTATTTGGGCGAGAAGGATCCGGCCGGCCACGTGCTGCAGGCGACTATCCTGGCGCTGGCCGATGAGCTCGCTTCTGCGGCCGAGCCCATCATGGGCAAGCTCGACCGCATCCCCGTCGTAATCATCCGCGGGCTCAACTGGCCCCGCGGGGAGAGCGGAAGCCGCCCGCTCCTACGCGACCCCGCCCGCGACCTCTTCCGATAG
- a CDS encoding HU family DNA-binding protein — MAKPMTKSATIAHLAQKTGLAKKQVVDLFEQLEGLAIKEAKNIFVLPHFGRLVLANRKARMGRNPQTGEPIKIPAKRVVKFRLAKSIKDAVLGKK; from the coding sequence ATGGCAAAACCCATGACCAAGTCCGCCACCATCGCTCACCTCGCCCAGAAGACCGGCCTGGCGAAGAAGCAGGTGGTCGATCTCTTCGAGCAGCTCGAAGGGCTCGCGATCAAGGAAGCCAAGAACATCTTCGTGCTGCCTCACTTCGGGCGGCTGGTGCTGGCCAACCGCAAGGCGCGGATGGGCCGCAACCCGCAGACCGGCGAGCCGATCAAGATCCCGGCCAAGCGCGTCGTGAAGTTCCGGTTGGCCAAGAGCATCAAGGACGCGGTGCTTGGCAAGAAGTAA
- a CDS encoding TIGR03668 family PPOX class F420-dependent oxidoreductase — protein MSPLPADVCEFIASARLGRLATADGAGQPLVVPFCYAWDGEALVSAIDAKPKRAGDLKRVRNIRENPKVSVVIDHYDEDWRRLRWVIIQGLAEILTAGRDFAAGIDLLLSKYPQYRGMGLSRDKGTMIKVRPGKVLQWRYAS, from the coding sequence ATGAGCCCCCTGCCGGCCGACGTATGCGAGTTCATCGCGAGCGCCCGTCTGGGCCGGCTCGCCACGGCGGACGGGGCGGGCCAACCGCTGGTCGTGCCGTTTTGTTACGCTTGGGACGGCGAGGCGCTCGTCTCGGCCATTGACGCCAAGCCCAAGCGCGCGGGTGACCTCAAGCGCGTGCGCAACATCCGCGAGAACCCCAAGGTCTCCGTCGTGATCGACCACTACGACGAGGACTGGCGCCGGCTCCGCTGGGTCATCATCCAGGGGCTCGCCGAGATCCTCACGGCCGGGCGCGACTTCGCCGCCGGCATCGACCTTCTCCTGTCGAAGTACCCTCAGTATCGCGGCATGGGGCTCTCGCGAGACAAGGGAACCATGATCAAGGTCAGGCCAGGGAAGGTCCTCCAGTGGCGCTACGCGAGCTAG
- the cofH gene encoding 5-amino-6-(D-ribitylamino)uracil--L-tyrosine 4-hydroxyphenyl transferase CofH — protein MGGDVRRILGGALEGRELTVDEGIRLTEVSGRELHALTLVADEMRRRQAGDVVTYVVNRNINFTNVCIKHCTFCAFSRDHREEEGYFLPLDEVVRRAVEAWEMGASEVCIQAGLPPKLEGSYYVDLCRAIKAAVPEMHLHAFSPEEILYGSTRSGLSIPDFLKALREAGLGTLPGTSAEILDQEIRDRIARGRITVDQWIEVITSAHALGIRTTSTIMYGHVETPAHWIRHMDLLRSIQRQTGGFTEFVPLSLIHHEAPMYRQGLVPGVRQGATGVEVIKMHALARLILGPTFRNIQSSWVKEGPKMAQYLLAAGANDVGGTLINESISTSAGAGYGQLVPPAELRRLIREAGRVPARRDTVYNLLKVYTTAADEDDSPLDHVTDAAARFGSYRALSASSQFRFVHPEKTEAPTRS, from the coding sequence ATCGGCGGCGACGTCCGCCGCATCCTCGGAGGCGCCCTCGAAGGCCGTGAGCTGACGGTGGACGAGGGCATCCGACTCACCGAGGTGAGCGGCCGCGAGCTCCACGCGCTGACCCTCGTCGCCGACGAGATGCGCCGCAGACAGGCCGGCGACGTCGTCACCTATGTCGTCAACCGCAACATCAACTTCACCAACGTCTGCATCAAGCACTGCACCTTCTGCGCCTTTAGCCGCGACCACCGTGAAGAGGAGGGATACTTCCTCCCGCTGGACGAGGTGGTGCGGCGCGCCGTCGAGGCGTGGGAGATGGGCGCCAGCGAGGTCTGCATCCAGGCGGGGCTGCCGCCCAAGCTCGAGGGCTCCTACTACGTGGATCTCTGCCGCGCCATCAAGGCGGCCGTGCCCGAGATGCACCTCCACGCCTTCTCGCCGGAGGAGATCCTGTACGGGTCGACGCGCTCGGGGCTGTCGATCCCCGACTTCCTGAAGGCGCTGCGGGAGGCCGGGCTCGGGACGCTCCCCGGCACCTCTGCGGAGATCCTCGACCAGGAGATCCGCGACCGCATCGCTCGCGGCCGCATCACCGTGGACCAGTGGATCGAAGTGATCACCTCGGCCCACGCCCTCGGCATCCGGACCACCTCGACCATCATGTACGGCCACGTCGAGACCCCCGCGCACTGGATCCGCCACATGGATCTCCTCCGGAGCATCCAGCGGCAGACGGGCGGCTTCACCGAGTTCGTCCCGCTGTCGCTCATCCATCACGAAGCGCCCATGTACCGGCAGGGGCTCGTGCCGGGCGTGCGCCAGGGCGCCACGGGGGTCGAGGTGATCAAGATGCACGCCCTCGCCCGCCTGATCCTCGGCCCCACGTTCCGCAACATCCAGTCCTCGTGGGTGAAGGAAGGACCGAAGATGGCGCAGTACCTCCTCGCGGCGGGCGCCAACGACGTCGGCGGCACGCTCATCAACGAGTCCATCTCCACGTCGGCTGGCGCGGGCTACGGCCAGCTCGTGCCGCCGGCCGAGCTTCGCCGCCTGATCCGAGAGGCGGGGCGCGTGCCCGCCCGTCGCGATACGGTGTACAACCTACTTAAAGTCTACACGACCGCCGCGGACGAGGACGACTCGCCGCTCGACCACGTCACCGACGCCGCGGCGCGCTTCGGCTCCTACCGCGCGCTGTCAGCGTCGAGCCAATTCCGCTTCGTGCATCCGGAAAAGACCGAGGCTCCGACCCGCTCCTAG
- a CDS encoding sigma-54 dependent transcriptional regulator, translated as MLVVDDEPAIAEGLRLILEREGYVVETAVSTAEAAARLDGRDFSVALVDLVLPDGDGIGLLRLLKSRDPDIEVIIMTGHGSISKAVEATKEGAFYFVTKPFDSAEMLTLLGKALERRQLLAETSDLKRQLAEQMGYGEMLGGSPTMRRVFELLDSVAASDANVFIVGESGTGKELAANAVHAKSPRAQGPLIKINCAALPKDLIESELFGHVKGAFTGATSDRPGLLEEAHKGSLLLDEITEMPPDLQAKLLRVLEDRSVRRLGGSRAVPVDFRLISSTNRDPEAAVRDGSLRQDLYFRINTVTVELPPLREKTHDIPLLVKGFLDRFRLKHNRQVEGIDPEAFRRLLSYLWPGNVRELEHVIERAVLVARGREVTTADLPEALNAGAPLLTAIPPAGSLEEIERLSIVRALEATGWNKQAAAAILGLRRPTLYSKMRRHDIPQRRT; from the coding sequence GTGCTGGTTGTTGACGACGAGCCCGCGATCGCGGAGGGCCTGCGGCTCATTCTCGAGCGCGAAGGCTACGTCGTGGAAACGGCGGTGAGCACGGCTGAAGCGGCCGCGCGCCTGGACGGCCGGGACTTCTCCGTGGCGCTCGTGGATCTCGTTCTGCCCGACGGCGACGGCATCGGTCTCCTGAGGCTGCTCAAGAGCCGCGACCCCGACATCGAGGTCATCATCATGACGGGCCACGGCTCGATCTCGAAGGCCGTGGAGGCGACCAAGGAAGGCGCCTTCTACTTCGTGACCAAGCCCTTCGACTCGGCCGAGATGCTGACCCTGCTCGGCAAGGCGCTCGAGCGGCGGCAACTCCTGGCCGAAACCTCCGACCTGAAGCGGCAGCTGGCGGAGCAGATGGGGTACGGCGAGATGCTCGGAGGTTCGCCCACGATGCGGCGCGTGTTCGAGCTGCTCGACTCGGTCGCCGCGTCCGACGCCAACGTCTTTATCGTGGGAGAGAGCGGCACGGGCAAGGAGTTGGCTGCCAACGCCGTCCACGCCAAGAGCCCGCGCGCCCAAGGACCCCTGATCAAGATCAACTGCGCCGCGCTGCCGAAGGACCTCATCGAGTCCGAGCTATTCGGGCACGTGAAGGGCGCCTTCACGGGCGCCACCTCGGACCGGCCGGGCCTCCTCGAGGAGGCCCACAAGGGGTCTCTCCTCCTCGACGAGATCACGGAGATGCCGCCGGACCTCCAGGCCAAGCTCCTGCGCGTGCTGGAAGACCGGAGCGTGCGGCGCCTGGGCGGCAGCCGCGCCGTGCCCGTCGATTTCCGGCTCATCTCCTCGACGAACCGCGACCCCGAGGCCGCGGTCCGCGACGGCTCTCTGAGACAGGACCTCTACTTCCGCATCAACACCGTAACGGTGGAATTGCCGCCGCTCCGGGAGAAGACCCACGATATCCCCCTCCTCGTGAAGGGCTTCCTCGACCGCTTCCGGCTCAAGCACAACAGGCAGGTGGAGGGGATAGACCCCGAGGCGTTCAGGCGGCTTCTGTCGTACCTGTGGCCCGGCAACGTGCGCGAGCTCGAGCACGTCATTGAGCGCGCCGTGCTGGTGGCCCGCGGGCGGGAGGTGACGACGGCGGATCTGCCCGAAGCCCTCAACGCCGGCGCGCCGCTCCTGACTGCCATCCCGCCCGCCGGGTCCCTCGAGGAGATCGAGCGTCTCTCGATAGTGCGCGCGCTCGAAGCGACCGGGTGGAACAAGCAAGCGGCGGCGGCCATCCTGGGCCTTCGCCGGCCCACCCTGTACTCGAAGATGCGACGCCACGACATTCCCCAGCGGCGCACCTAG
- the cofD gene encoding 2-phospho-L-lactate transferase, giving the protein MRIVTLAGGTGAAKLLRGLDALVPPRTLTIVGNTGDDALIWGLHVSPDLDTVCYTLGGWIDEDRGWGLRSESFRTLGEMVRFGEPTWFNLGDRDLATHLHRTRLLREGQTLTEVTAKIAQDLDVSHAVLPMSDQSVRTCVRGPDGWLGFQEYFVREKTQVEVVEVDYAGANVALPAPGVVEAIASAQAVIVCPSNPITSIGPILAVPGIARALEATDAVVLAVSPIVGGQAVSGPAGRLMAACGLEVSALGVASAYAPWLDILLVDNQDAALTPRIEAVGIRTIVTETVMHGREGEIALARRALEALA; this is encoded by the coding sequence ATGCGCATCGTCACCCTCGCCGGTGGGACCGGCGCCGCCAAGCTCCTGCGGGGCCTGGACGCACTCGTCCCGCCGCGGACGCTCACCATCGTGGGCAACACGGGTGACGATGCGCTGATCTGGGGGCTCCACGTCTCCCCCGACCTCGACACCGTCTGCTACACGCTGGGCGGCTGGATCGACGAGGACCGGGGCTGGGGGCTCCGCAGCGAGAGCTTCAGGACGCTCGGAGAGATGGTCCGCTTCGGCGAACCGACCTGGTTCAATCTGGGCGACCGTGATCTCGCCACCCACCTGCACCGCACGCGCCTGCTGCGCGAGGGGCAGACGCTGACCGAGGTCACGGCGAAGATCGCGCAGGACCTTGACGTGAGCCACGCGGTCCTGCCCATGTCGGACCAGTCCGTGAGGACGTGCGTCCGCGGGCCGGACGGCTGGCTCGGCTTCCAGGAGTATTTCGTGCGCGAGAAGACCCAGGTCGAGGTGGTGGAAGTGGACTATGCGGGCGCGAACGTAGCGCTGCCCGCCCCTGGAGTCGTCGAGGCCATCGCCTCGGCCCAGGCGGTCATCGTCTGTCCGTCCAATCCCATCACCTCCATCGGTCCCATCCTCGCCGTCCCGGGCATCGCGCGCGCGCTGGAGGCGACGGACGCGGTCGTCCTCGCGGTCAGCCCCATCGTCGGAGGGCAAGCCGTCTCCGGGCCCGCCGGACGTCTCATGGCCGCGTGCGGGCTCGAGGTGTCGGCGCTCGGCGTCGCCTCCGCCTACGCGCCGTGGCTCGACATCCTGCTCGTGGACAACCAGGACGCAGCGCTCACGCCGCGCATCGAAGCCGTCGGGATACGCACCATCGTGACGGAGACCGTCATGCACGGCCGGGAGGGGGAAATCGCCCTGGCCCGCCGGGCGCTCGAGGCGCTCGCGTGA